TACCTCCCGGTAGCCGGCTCCACCGGAACGCTGTCGGATCGATACGCCAGCGCCGAACGCGTCGGAGCAGGCTGGGTGAGGGCCAAGACCGGCACCTTGTCGACCGCAAGTGCTCTCGCCGGGTACGTAGTGGACATGGACGGCCGGACGTTGACGTTCGCGTTGATGTCCAACGACCGACCACCCGAAGTCAGCAGACCTGCGCTCGACGCCGTGGCGGCTACTCTCAGACTGTGTGGTTGCCGATGACGAACGACGCAGCGGACACCGAAGGCAACGCAGCAGGCTTTCGTGGGTCCGTGGATTGGGCGCTGGCCGCGAAGACCGGTGCCAAATTGGCGCCGAAAGAACCGTCGATCTCCCGATACACCGCTGAAGCGGTCGTCGCCGAGTTGTCGGAGGCCTCGGTTCGTGCCGAAGGACCAGTACGTGAAACGACCGGTCTCGCCGACGGACTTCCGGTACCGCAGGCACTCGTCGTCGATCGGGCAGGGTGGATCGACGCAGCAGCGGCATCGATGAAACACCTGACCGGCGACACCGATGCAGAACCTCCGACCGGCCTGCTCGGCGGTAAACCCGCGGGTCTGCAAGCAGGCGCGATGCTCGCGTTCCTGTCCAGCGCAATTCTCGGTCAGTACGACCCGTTCACCGGTGAGCACGGGACGCTCCTGCTCGTCGCACCGAATATCGTCGCCGTCGAGCGGGCGTTGCGAGTGCCGCCCAGCGACTTCCGGCTGTGGGTATGCCTGCACGAGGTGACACATCGAGTTCAGTTCTCCTCGGCACCGTGGTTGGGCGACTACATGCGCAGTTCCGTCGCAGTGCTGTCCGACGGTGTCGACGAACCGATCGGTGAGTTCGCCACGAGATTGACGAGCGCGCTGAAGAACCGCAAGCAGTCGAACAAAGCAGAGGACGCAGGCATCGTCGGGCTGCTGCGCGCAACGCAAGCCCCGGCCCAGCGGGAAGCGATCGATCGGCTCCTCGTTCTCGGGACGCTCCTCGAGGGTCACGCCGATCACGTCATGGACGCAGTCGGGCCGGCAGTGGTGCCCTCGGTCCTGCAGATCCGACAGGCGTTCGAGCGCAGGCGTCGGCGAAAGACGAACCCACTTCAACGCGTCATCAGAGCACTGCTCGGGATGGACGCGAAGATGGCGCAGTACGTGCGAGGCAAATCGTTCGTCGACCACGTCGTCGGCAGGGTCGGCATGGAGCAGTTCAACATCATCTGGACCGACGCCAGCACGTTGCCGCTGCTCGACGAGATCGAGGACCCCGACCGGTGGATCGCCCGCGTACTTCGATGACGCGGCGTACCGGGGTGGCGCTGCCGGAGAAGCCTGCAATCCTCGAGCTGCGGCAGGCAGTTCGTCGGTGGCTCGCGTCGAGCCCGGGCCCAGTGGTCCTCGCACTGTCCGGCGGTGCCGATTCGCTTGCGCTGACCGCTGCAGTGGCCGCGGAGGCCACGGACGTCCGAGCACTCGTCGTCGACCACGGGTTACAACAGGGCTCGGCCACGGTTGCAGCAACGGCCGCAGCGACGGCACTGCAGCTCGGGTGCGTGGACGCGTCGGTGCTGACGGTGACCGTGGGCGGCTCGGGTGGAATGGAGGCCGCGGCTCGTCGCGCGCGATACGAGGCATTGGACCGGCACCGAGGCGTCGCCACGGTCCTCCTCGCTCACACTCTCGACGATCAAGCGGAGACCGTTCTGCTCGGACTCTCGCGGGGCTCCGGGCCGCGATCGATCGCCGGTATGTCCCCGATCGATGGGCCATGGGGCCGACCACTTCTGGGGGTTCGGCGAGCAGTAACCCGGCAAGCGTGCGCCGAGTTGGGGTTGACGCCGTTCGAGGATCCACACAACACCGACACCGATTTCACTCGCGTCCGGCTTCGACACGAGATTCTGCCGCTGCTAGAAGATGCGCTCGGTGGTGGCGTCGCAACGGCTCTTGCTCGCACGGCTACGCAGCTTCGTGAAGACCTCATGGTTCTCGACGCCATGGCCGAGACCTTGGTGCGGGAGAACTTCGCCGAACCCGAAGTGGACGTGATGACCCTCACGTCGGTCCCCGCTGCGCTGCGTCGTCGGGCGTTGCGATTGTGGTTGCTGCGGAGTGGTGTGAAGGCGCTGTCGGACAAGCAGTTACGGCTGATCGACGATCTCGTCGGACACTGGCGCGGGCAGGGCGGGGTTGCCGTCCGTTCGGGGGCGTCCGACGCCAGGTTGGTGGTCGCGCGTCGACGTGGCAGTCTGGTGCTCGAGCAAGAGTGGAGCCTGCGAAACGGCGGTGCTTGAATCTGCAAGAGTTGTGAAGGTACGAGAAACAATTGAAGGGAAGCGCCGTGTACGAGGGCGATATCGAATCGATTCTCATCTCCGAGGAGCAGATCAAGACTCGTACGATCGAGCTTGCCAACGAGATTGCCGAGCGCTATCCGCAGGGCGCGCCAGAAGGCGACCTTCTCCTGGTCGGTGTCCTCAAGGGTGCCGTCATGTTCATGACGGATTTTGCTCGCGCGCTCCCGATTCCGACTCAGCTCGAGTTCATGGCGGTCAGCTCGTACGGCTCGTCGACGTCCTCTTCCGGGGTGGTTCGGATTCTCAAGGACCTCGACCGCGACATCAGCGGACGTAACGTACTCATCGTCGAGGACATCATCGATTCGGGTCTGACACTGTCTTGGCTCATGCGCAACCTCGCCACTCGTAACCCGGCCTCGTTGTCGGTGGTGACACTGCTCCGCAAGCCCGACGCAATCAAGGTGGACATCGAGGTCGCGAACGTGGGTTTCGACATTCCCAACGAATTCGTCGTCGGATACGGACTCGACTACAACGAGCGGTACCGCGATCTGCCGTACATCGGAACTCTCCACCCGAAGGTGTACGGCGGCTGAAACCGGCCTGGTCTCACGCTTTCATTCCGGTAGCCAACCGCCACGAGGAGTGCCGTCCGGTCGAGCAGGTGCTGACAGAGCTGGAACTATTTCGAGCGCGGGAACGTATGTCGGACAACGGTTTCACTAGGATGTGAAGACGACGTCGCTACTCGGGATCCCAGGGCGCAGATATTTTCGGCGTACATCGCGAAGGAAGAACTTCGGACATTGCTGTCGTGCGATGGACGGGGAACACCGGATCGACGGCGAGGGGGACGGCCGCGAGCAGACGAGCAAGTTGGTCTGCGAATTTTGCCCACTGACGGTGCCTGCCTACGCCCACGCCCACGCCTGCGCCTACGACGTGTCCAACCTCACCCCAGCCTTACAGTAATGTCCGCAATATGGCTATCGCGCTTACCGAGGACCAGCTTTCGCTGGCTGAATCAATCAATGACTACTACCGCCGCACGGACGCCCTCGAGCAGACCCGCGCCCGGCTGGAGAGTCCGACTTTGGACCTGCCGGGCGACTGGGCGAGATATGCCGAGCTCGGGTGGCTCGGCATCCATCTCCCTGAGGACGTCGGCGGGGCGGGCATGGGTATGAGCGAGGCCGCGGTGGTCGTCGAGGAGCTCGCGGCAGTGCTGGCCCCGGGTCCGGTCCTACCGACAGTCTGGGCCTCGGCGCTGCTCGCCGCGATCGGCACCCCCGAGCAGCAGCAGCTGTCGCTGCCGGGGCTCGCCGACGGCACCGTCGTCGGCGCGGTTGGTTCCGTGCCGGAGGGGCTCGCCTCGCGCGACGCGGACGGGGCGTTCCGACTCGCCGGTCCGGTCCAGGTGCTGGGCGGCATGGAGGCGGATCTGATCCTGCTGACGGTCGGCGCGGACGTGCTGGCCTTCGACCGCGTGCAGCTGGGCAGCGTGGACGCGGAGAGTATGGACCCGACGCGCAGCGTCGCGTTCATCAGTGCGGATGGCCCCGTGCAGCCGCGGATGGAGCTGCCGGGCGCCGCGGAGCTGGCCCAGGCCATCGGCC
This region of Rhodococcus sp. PAMC28707 genomic DNA includes:
- the hpt gene encoding hypoxanthine phosphoribosyltransferase, which produces MYEGDIESILISEEQIKTRTIELANEIAERYPQGAPEGDLLLVGVLKGAVMFMTDFARALPIPTQLEFMAVSSYGSSTSSSGVVRILKDLDRDISGRNVLIVEDIIDSGLTLSWLMRNLATRNPASLSVVTLLRKPDAIKVDIEVANVGFDIPNEFVVGYGLDYNERYRDLPYIGTLHPKVYGG
- the tilS gene encoding tRNA lysidine(34) synthetase TilS — translated: MTRRTGVALPEKPAILELRQAVRRWLASSPGPVVLALSGGADSLALTAAVAAEATDVRALVVDHGLQQGSATVAATAAATALQLGCVDASVLTVTVGGSGGMEAAARRARYEALDRHRGVATVLLAHTLDDQAETVLLGLSRGSGPRSIAGMSPIDGPWGRPLLGVRRAVTRQACAELGLTPFEDPHNTDTDFTRVRLRHEILPLLEDALGGGVATALARTATQLREDLMVLDAMAETLVRENFAEPEVDVMTLTSVPAALRRRALRLWLLRSGVKALSDKQLRLIDDLVGHWRGQGGVAVRSGASDARLVVARRRGSLVLEQEWSLRNGGA
- a CDS encoding zinc-dependent metalloprotease; this encodes MTNDAADTEGNAAGFRGSVDWALAAKTGAKLAPKEPSISRYTAEAVVAELSEASVRAEGPVRETTGLADGLPVPQALVVDRAGWIDAAAASMKHLTGDTDAEPPTGLLGGKPAGLQAGAMLAFLSSAILGQYDPFTGEHGTLLLVAPNIVAVERALRVPPSDFRLWVCLHEVTHRVQFSSAPWLGDYMRSSVAVLSDGVDEPIGEFATRLTSALKNRKQSNKAEDAGIVGLLRATQAPAQREAIDRLLVLGTLLEGHADHVMDAVGPAVVPSVLQIRQAFERRRRRKTNPLQRVIRALLGMDAKMAQYVRGKSFVDHVVGRVGMEQFNIIWTDASTLPLLDEIEDPDRWIARVLR